The Rhodothermales bacterium genome has a segment encoding these proteins:
- a CDS encoding ABC transporter ATP-binding protein, whose translation MGSLAQLNHYYVKYKHLFLPGLLAAMASAAASIVVPIIVRQAVDTIPRMVANYRAFEGTPVGDYLYAQFFTTLLGFALVILGLSFLSGVFSFLMRQTVVVASRHIEFDLRNRLYDHLQRLSHGFYVQHSTGDLITHATSDIEQVRRYIGPALMYTTRAVVVIVMAMSVMFIISPGLTAWALIPMPFLALSVFFVARMVHERSDKLQAQYSVLTSRVQESLSGVRVLKAYAREHAEQDAFEVESAGYRERSLDLAMVDAAWRPVFLVLVGLSTILVVWQGGHLVEQGVITIGNIAEYIIYVALMTWPVAAFGFVISMVQRAAASMSRLQKIFDAEPDVFDGDETDASLVSVKGALKFERVGFRYPDGDEPVLRDLDFEVPAGTTLGIVGRTGSGKTTLVELIPRLLNATSGRVLVDGRPVDQYPLEVLRTAIGYVPQEVFLFSDTVAGNIAFGRMDASEALIDRASEEADLLENIRQFPKGFETFVGERGITLSGGQKQRTSIARALVREPSILVMDDALSAVDVQTERTILGHLRKHFGQRTIVIVSHRISAVQEADQILVLDDGTIAEMGTHDVLMARDGLYANLYRKQLLEEELAAMA comes from the coding sequence GTGGGATCGCTCGCGCAGCTAAACCACTACTACGTCAAGTATAAGCATCTCTTCCTGCCAGGATTGCTGGCGGCGATGGCGTCCGCGGCGGCCTCGATCGTGGTGCCGATCATAGTGCGGCAGGCGGTGGATACCATTCCCCGGATGGTGGCCAACTACAGGGCCTTTGAGGGGACTCCGGTCGGCGACTACCTGTACGCCCAGTTCTTTACCACGCTGCTGGGTTTTGCGCTGGTGATCCTGGGATTGAGTTTCCTGAGTGGCGTGTTCTCTTTTCTGATGCGCCAGACCGTCGTGGTGGCATCGCGACACATCGAATTCGATCTTCGCAACCGGCTGTACGATCACCTGCAACGGTTGAGTCACGGCTTCTACGTGCAGCACTCCACCGGAGACCTGATCACGCACGCGACGAGCGATATCGAGCAGGTGCGGCGCTACATCGGCCCCGCGCTCATGTACACCACGCGCGCGGTGGTCGTCATCGTGATGGCGATGTCCGTGATGTTCATCATCAGTCCGGGACTGACGGCGTGGGCCCTCATTCCAATGCCCTTCCTGGCCCTCAGCGTCTTCTTTGTGGCGAGGATGGTGCACGAGCGCTCTGACAAACTGCAGGCCCAGTATTCGGTGCTCACCAGTCGTGTGCAGGAATCTCTCTCGGGCGTTCGCGTGCTCAAGGCCTATGCCCGCGAGCACGCGGAGCAGGACGCGTTTGAAGTGGAGAGCGCGGGGTATCGCGAACGTTCCCTGGATCTGGCGATGGTGGACGCGGCGTGGCGACCGGTCTTCCTTGTCCTGGTGGGACTCTCGACAATCCTGGTGGTCTGGCAGGGCGGGCACCTTGTTGAACAGGGTGTCATTACCATCGGCAACATCGCCGAGTACATCATCTATGTGGCTCTGATGACGTGGCCGGTGGCGGCATTCGGGTTCGTGATCTCCATGGTTCAGCGGGCCGCAGCGTCCATGAGCCGGCTGCAGAAGATCTTCGACGCCGAGCCGGATGTGTTCGATGGCGACGAAACCGACGCCTCACTGGTGTCCGTCAAGGGTGCCCTGAAGTTCGAGCGTGTGGGCTTTAGATACCCCGACGGCGACGAGCCTGTCCTGCGCGACCTGGACTTCGAGGTGCCTGCCGGCACGACGCTGGGAATCGTCGGGCGCACCGGTTCCGGCAAGACGACGCTTGTCGAGCTGATTCCACGCCTCCTCAACGCGACGTCAGGGCGGGTTCTTGTCGACGGACGCCCCGTGGACCAGTATCCGCTCGAGGTCTTGCGAACAGCCATCGGCTACGTGCCGCAGGAAGTCTTTCTGTTCTCGGACACCGTGGCTGGCAACATTGCCTTCGGCCGCATGGACGCTTCGGAGGCACTGATTGACCGGGCTTCCGAGGAGGCGGACCTGCTGGAGAACATCCGGCAGTTCCCCAAGGGCTTCGAGACGTTTGTCGGGGAGCGCGGCATCACGCTGTCGGGCGGTCAGAAACAGCGCACGTCCATCGCCCGGGCCCTGGTGCGTGAACCCAGCATTCTGGTCATGGACGATGCGCTCTCTGCCGTGGACGTGCAGACTGAGCGTACCATTCTCGGCCACCTGCGCAAGCACTTCGGGCAGCGCACGATAGTGATCGTCAGTCACCGCATCTCGGCCGTGCAGGAGGCCGACCAGATTCTGGTTCTCGATGACGGTACGATCGCGGAAATGGGTACGCACGACGTGCTCATGGCCAGGGACGGTCTGTATGCCAACCTGTACCGCAAGCAGTTGCTGGAGGAAGAACTGGCAGCGATGGCCTGA
- a CDS encoding ABC transporter ATP-binding protein, with protein sequence MAEETKKEGLDRKLLRRIIRLLVPYKWWVTIAFVTVMTAAFLGPLIPKLVQVTIDQYIVPGDLGGMNRMIGLLVLVLMGEGILSFVNAYLTQWIGQQAIYDLRTRVHQHIFRQPLRFFDRQPLGRLITRVTSDVESLSTVLSAGVVTILGDTFRIIFIAWFMFSLNWVLAVVTLAVVPIMLYATFWFKRKVRDAYRDTRKQVARLNSFLQEHITGMRIVQMFSREEEEYRRFTDINDDHRAAHIKTIFYFALFWPAIDIIASSALGLVIWFGGLSAMGGTLTLGVLIAFIQYARRFFEPIRNLSDQFNTLQSAMAGAERIFGLLDQDDALPEKEDPKPLRETRGEIEFRNVWFAYVDGEDGKPDWILRDVSFKASTGDVVAIVGATGAGKTTIISLLLRFYDIQKGQILVDGVDIRDYRLADLRDRIGLVLQDVFLFSGSVEKNISLENPEIDRARVEAAAREIGADAFISRLRDGYDQDVRERGMSLSHGQRQLLSFARALAFDPKVLVLDEATSSVDTETEHIVQSALERLMKGRTSIVIAHRLSTIQHADQILVMHRGVIRESGTHQELLAADGLYRRLYELQYKDQEASAA encoded by the coding sequence ATGGCAGAAGAAACCAAAAAAGAGGGCCTGGACCGCAAGCTGCTGCGGCGCATCATCCGTCTGCTGGTGCCCTACAAGTGGTGGGTAACCATCGCTTTCGTGACGGTGATGACGGCCGCCTTTTTGGGGCCGCTCATTCCGAAGCTGGTGCAGGTCACCATTGACCAGTACATCGTGCCGGGTGATCTGGGCGGCATGAACCGCATGATCGGCCTGCTGGTGCTGGTCCTGATGGGGGAGGGCATCCTGTCTTTTGTAAACGCCTACCTCACCCAGTGGATTGGCCAGCAGGCCATCTATGACCTGCGTACCCGCGTGCACCAGCACATCTTCCGGCAGCCACTTCGATTCTTCGACCGGCAGCCGCTGGGCAGGCTGATCACCCGGGTAACCAGCGACGTGGAGTCGCTCTCGACGGTGCTTTCGGCCGGCGTCGTGACCATCCTGGGCGACACCTTCCGCATCATCTTCATCGCCTGGTTCATGTTCTCCCTGAACTGGGTGTTGGCGGTGGTGACGCTGGCCGTGGTGCCGATCATGCTGTACGCCACCTTCTGGTTCAAACGCAAGGTCCGGGACGCCTACCGGGACACGCGCAAACAGGTAGCGCGACTTAACTCCTTCCTGCAGGAGCACATCACCGGCATGCGCATCGTTCAGATGTTCTCCCGGGAAGAGGAGGAGTACCGGCGGTTCACCGACATCAACGACGACCATCGCGCCGCCCACATCAAGACCATCTTCTACTTCGCACTCTTCTGGCCGGCCATCGACATCATCGCGTCCTCCGCCCTGGGCCTGGTGATCTGGTTCGGCGGGCTGTCGGCGATGGGGGGCACGCTCACCCTGGGCGTGCTGATTGCCTTCATCCAGTACGCGCGGCGATTCTTTGAGCCCATCCGCAACCTGTCGGACCAGTTCAACACGCTGCAGAGTGCGATGGCGGGGGCAGAGCGCATCTTCGGGCTGCTGGACCAGGACGACGCGCTACCTGAGAAAGAGGACCCAAAACCCCTCAGGGAAACGCGTGGCGAAATCGAGTTCCGCAACGTGTGGTTCGCGTACGTGGACGGGGAGGACGGCAAGCCGGACTGGATCCTGCGGGATGTCTCCTTCAAGGCTTCCACGGGCGATGTGGTCGCGATCGTAGGGGCCACCGGTGCCGGGAAGACCACCATCATCAGTCTCCTGCTGCGCTTCTACGACATACAGAAGGGCCAGATACTGGTCGATGGAGTCGACATCCGGGACTACCGGCTGGCGGATCTGCGGGACCGTATCGGCCTCGTACTGCAGGACGTCTTCCTGTTCTCCGGCTCGGTGGAGAAGAACATTTCCCTGGAGAATCCGGAGATAGACCGCGCCCGAGTCGAGGCAGCCGCCCGGGAGATCGGCGCCGACGCCTTCATCTCCAGGCTGCGGGACGGCTACGATCAGGATGTGAGGGAGCGCGGCATGTCGCTCTCGCACGGGCAGCGGCAGCTGCTGTCGTTTGCTCGGGCGCTGGCGTTCGATCCCAAGGTGCTGGTGCTGGATGAGGCGACTTCCAGCGTGGATACCGAGACGGAGCACATCGTACAGAGTGCCCTGGAGCGGCTCATGAAGGGGCGCACGTCCATTGTGATTGCGCACCGGCTGTCCACCATCCAGCATGCGGACCAGATTCTGGTGATGCATCGCGGCGTGATCCGGGAGAGCGGCACGCATCAGGAGCTGCTTGCTGCCGATGGGCTCTACCGGCGTCTGTACGAACTGCAGTACAAGGACCAGGAGGCCAGCGCGGCGTAG
- a CDS encoding winged helix-turn-helix transcriptional regulator, whose product MAGSKLTAFTAAQQDVARWAKALGHPARVAILETLARRGACICGEIVDELPLAQATVSQHLKALKEAGLVEGTIDGPRSCYCINKEAYARMAEYLRQWIYEQGCACGCC is encoded by the coding sequence ATGGCAGGCAGCAAACTGACCGCATTTACCGCAGCGCAACAGGACGTCGCACGATGGGCGAAGGCCCTCGGGCATCCCGCGCGTGTGGCCATTCTGGAAACGCTGGCGCGACGCGGTGCCTGCATCTGCGGGGAGATCGTTGACGAACTCCCTCTGGCGCAGGCTACGGTATCGCAGCATCTGAAGGCGCTGAAAGAAGCCGGGTTGGTGGAGGGCACGATTGACGGGCCCCGATCCTGCTACTGCATCAACAAGGAGGCCTACGCACGCATGGCGGAGTACCTGCGGCAGTGGATCTACGAGCAGGGATGCGCCTGTGGCTGTTGTTGA
- the trxA gene encoding thioredoxin, with amino-acid sequence MSHDVTDFNTEVLEASHTTPILVDFWAPWCGPCRTLGPVLEKLDAEADGAWKLAKVNTDANPQISAQFGIRGIPAVKLFVDGQVVDEFTGALPAYAVKQWLEKALPSASSNLVEQAEQALVTGDGLAARTALETALTEEPSSPAASALLSGILVFEDPIRARELADTGMSGEPRHVQVSESVRVLADVMQSGPESLPGGTGRNHAATAITSLAQQDYETAVLELLALLQADRYYHDDFARKTGVALFTVLGPDHAVTRSHRRTFDMWLY; translated from the coding sequence ATGAGCCACGACGTAACTGACTTCAATACGGAGGTCCTTGAGGCCAGCCACACCACGCCCATCCTGGTAGATTTCTGGGCGCCCTGGTGTGGCCCGTGCCGTACGCTTGGGCCCGTGCTGGAGAAGCTGGACGCCGAGGCGGACGGAGCCTGGAAACTCGCCAAAGTCAACACGGATGCCAACCCGCAGATCTCCGCGCAGTTCGGCATTCGCGGCATCCCGGCGGTTAAACTTTTCGTGGATGGCCAGGTGGTAGACGAGTTCACCGGAGCCCTTCCAGCGTACGCGGTGAAGCAATGGCTGGAGAAAGCACTGCCGTCCGCCTCCTCCAACCTGGTCGAGCAGGCTGAGCAGGCGCTGGTTACGGGCGATGGACTCGCTGCGCGCACGGCGCTCGAGACGGCCCTCACCGAGGAGCCCAGCAGCCCGGCCGCCAGCGCACTTCTATCTGGCATTCTTGTCTTTGAGGACCCGATTCGGGCGCGCGAACTGGCGGACACCGGCATGTCCGGCGAGCCGCGCCATGTGCAGGTCAGTGAATCCGTGCGGGTCCTGGCAGACGTCATGCAGTCTGGACCGGAATCACTCCCCGGTGGGACCGGCCGAAATCACGCCGCGACCGCCATCACGTCCCTCGCGCAGCAGGACTACGAGACGGCGGTGCTCGAATTGCTCGCTCTGCTCCAGGCGGACCGCTACTACCACGACGACTTTGCCCGCAAGACCGGCGTGGCGCTCTTCACCGTGCTCGGCCCGGATCACGCCGTTACACGCTCACACCGCCGCACGTTCGACATGTGGCTCTACTGA
- a CDS encoding PD40 domain-containing protein — protein MRTSAPISGFALIVIFTAALSGCAPVGDGDYEPAADSLRFAGEEHLRNIRQLTFGGNNAEAYWSPDGEQLVFQSEWSALTQQGCDQIFVMNADGTPRDSGNMYDLVSTDTGRTTCSYFMPDGRVVFASTHGASAECPIAPMFGQGRYVWPVFPEYDIYVADADGQNVELLIGGPGYDAEATVSPDGQYIIFTSTRTGDLELWRYEIATGDLLQLTDELGYDGGAFFSPDSQMIVWRADRPEGERAEVYQNLLQDDLVEPSELNIFVANIDGSNPRQVTNLPGANWAPFFHPSGEKVLFSTNHHVDGGRIFDIFMVNLDGTDMKQLTHSGTFDAFPMFSPDGTKLVFSSNRNGAREPSSDTNVFVADWVEEPGEADRTFGTD, from the coding sequence ATGCGTACCAGCGCTCCCATTTCCGGGTTCGCCCTGATCGTGATTTTCACCGCGGCACTGAGCGGCTGTGCACCGGTCGGCGATGGCGACTACGAGCCGGCAGCCGACAGCCTTCGATTCGCCGGCGAGGAGCATCTGCGCAACATCCGTCAGCTGACGTTCGGCGGCAACAATGCCGAGGCCTACTGGAGCCCGGACGGCGAGCAGTTGGTGTTTCAGTCAGAGTGGTCAGCGCTGACGCAGCAGGGCTGTGATCAGATCTTCGTGATGAATGCCGACGGTACGCCGCGGGACAGTGGCAACATGTACGATCTGGTGTCGACCGACACAGGGCGTACCACATGCTCGTATTTCATGCCGGATGGCCGGGTGGTGTTTGCGTCCACGCATGGTGCCAGTGCCGAGTGCCCGATTGCACCCATGTTTGGGCAGGGGCGCTACGTGTGGCCTGTATTTCCGGAGTACGATATCTACGTGGCGGATGCGGACGGCCAGAATGTGGAGCTCCTGATCGGCGGCCCCGGATACGACGCGGAGGCGACCGTCTCGCCCGATGGACAGTACATCATCTTCACGTCCACCCGAACCGGAGACCTGGAGTTGTGGCGGTACGAAATCGCGACCGGGGACCTGTTGCAGCTGACCGATGAACTCGGCTACGATGGCGGGGCTTTCTTCTCGCCGGACTCGCAGATGATCGTGTGGCGTGCGGACCGACCGGAAGGCGAGCGCGCCGAGGTCTACCAGAATCTCCTGCAGGATGACCTGGTGGAGCCGAGCGAGCTCAACATCTTTGTGGCCAACATCGACGGGTCGAACCCGCGCCAGGTGACGAATCTTCCGGGAGCGAACTGGGCCCCGTTCTTCCATCCCTCGGGAGAAAAGGTCCTGTTTTCGACCAACCACCACGTGGACGGCGGGCGCATCTTTGACATCTTCATGGTGAACCTGGACGGCACGGACATGAAGCAGCTGACGCATTCGGGCACGTTTGACGCGTTTCCCATGTTCTCACCGGACGGCACGAAGCTGGTCTTTTCTTCAAACCGGAACGGGGCGCGCGAGCCGAGCTCGGATACGAACGTGTTCGTCGCCGACTGGGTGGAAGAGCCGGGCGAGGCGGACCGCACGTTCGGTACCGACTGA
- a CDS encoding zinc ABC transporter substrate-binding protein: MLKNVVGLLGLVMLAGGCEPDSARDVDLSQRTIRVVATTSMIAEMIREIGGDRVEVSGLMGPGVDPHLYKASEGDVARMAQADVVFYNGLHLEGKMAEIFEQMGTLGVYTFEVAAAVPEDSLLESDYFTGNYDPHIWFDAGLWRLAASSAADYLTALDSTSASAYRERAEAYAASVEDAHAYVRSRVSELDPTQRYLVTSHDAFGYFGRAYGFEVKGLQGLSTATEAGTADVQELADYVAERRIPALFIESSVSPRGIEAVQAAVRARGFEVRIGGTLYGDALGPVGTSADTYVGMVRSNIDTIVNGLLGQAP; encoded by the coding sequence ATGCTAAAAAATGTCGTGGGGCTGTTGGGCCTCGTGATGCTCGCAGGCGGTTGCGAACCCGATTCTGCCCGCGATGTCGATCTGTCCCAGCGCACGATCCGCGTGGTGGCAACCACCTCGATGATCGCGGAGATGATTCGCGAGATCGGCGGGGATCGGGTTGAGGTCTCCGGACTCATGGGGCCGGGGGTCGATCCACATCTCTACAAGGCCAGCGAAGGGGATGTGGCCCGCATGGCCCAGGCAGATGTGGTGTTCTACAACGGCCTGCATCTGGAGGGCAAGATGGCTGAGATCTTCGAGCAGATGGGCACGCTCGGAGTGTATACGTTCGAGGTGGCGGCTGCCGTGCCGGAGGATTCCCTGCTCGAGTCGGACTACTTCACCGGCAATTATGACCCGCACATCTGGTTCGACGCCGGCTTGTGGCGACTCGCGGCCTCCAGCGCAGCCGATTACCTGACCGCGCTGGACTCCACTTCCGCCTCCGCGTATCGAGAGCGAGCCGAGGCCTATGCGGCATCTGTGGAGGATGCACACGCATACGTCCGGTCCCGGGTGTCTGAGCTGGATCCAACGCAGCGCTATCTGGTCACCTCGCACGACGCGTTCGGCTATTTCGGCAGGGCGTACGGCTTTGAAGTGAAGGGTCTGCAGGGCCTGTCCACCGCCACGGAGGCCGGCACGGCGGATGTCCAGGAGTTGGCTGACTATGTGGCTGAGCGCCGCATCCCGGCACTGTTCATAGAGTCCTCGGTGTCTCCTCGCGGCATTGAGGCAGTCCAGGCCGCCGTGCGCGCTCGCGGGTTCGAGGTACGCATTGGGGGCACGCTCTACGGGGACGCGCTGGGGCCGGTCGGTACCAGCGCCGATACTTACGTGGGTATGGTGCGGTCAAATATCGATACCATCGTGAACGGCCTCCTCGGTCAGGCGCCATGA
- a CDS encoding metal ABC transporter ATP-binding protein, which yields MNHAVDVRDLTVAYRERPVLWDIDMEVPEGVLTAIVGPNGAGKTTLIKAILGLVKPAAGDVLVYGKPYRRQQSRVGYVPQRGSVDWDFPTNVLDVVTMGLYGRIGWIRRPGRNERALALQALEKVSMADYADRQISQLSGGQQQRVFLARALVQDADVYFMDEPFQGVDATTERAIMALLRDLRSNGKTVVVVHHDLQTVPEYFDEVMLLNVRRIALGPVDEAFTEENLRRTYGGRVGFMTARR from the coding sequence ATGAACCACGCGGTCGACGTCCGGGACCTGACGGTAGCCTACCGGGAGCGGCCGGTACTCTGGGACATCGACATGGAAGTCCCGGAGGGCGTGCTGACGGCCATCGTCGGGCCGAACGGTGCCGGGAAGACGACGCTCATCAAGGCCATTCTGGGCCTGGTCAAGCCGGCCGCTGGCGACGTGCTGGTCTACGGCAAGCCCTACAGGCGGCAGCAAAGTCGCGTGGGGTATGTGCCGCAGCGTGGTTCCGTGGATTGGGACTTCCCGACAAACGTGCTGGATGTCGTCACGATGGGGCTTTATGGGCGGATCGGCTGGATTCGCAGGCCGGGACGCAACGAACGCGCTCTGGCCCTGCAGGCACTTGAGAAGGTCTCGATGGCGGACTACGCGGACCGGCAGATCAGTCAGCTCTCGGGCGGACAGCAGCAGCGGGTGTTCCTGGCACGAGCGCTGGTGCAGGACGCCGATGTCTACTTCATGGATGAACCCTTCCAGGGCGTGGACGCCACGACTGAGCGTGCCATAATGGCGCTGCTCCGGGATTTGCGCTCCAACGGCAAGACCGTGGTAGTGGTGCACCATGATTTGCAGACCGTGCCGGAGTACTTCGACGAGGTGATGCTGCTCAATGTGCGGCGAATCGCACTCGGTCCCGTGGACGAGGCCTTCACCGAGGAAAACCTGCGCCGTACCTACGGCGGCCGTGTGGGCTTCATGACGGCTCGCCGCTGA
- a CDS encoding metal ABC transporter permease: MLELFSDYTLRVVALGAAVLGMSSGALGTYAVLRRQSLLGDAISHAALPGIALAFMLTGSKAPLVLVLGAALAGWLGTLVIMGVTETSRIKYDSALGMMLSVFFGFGLVLLTFLQRRPDANQAGLDSFLFGQAAALQVADVLTMAGIGGLALVVVVLLWKEFKVLSFDPDFGRTTGLPIRKLDLALTGLLVISIVIGLQTVGVVLMSAMIISPAAAARQWTDRLGRMVLLSAGFGALAGVVGAAISSTQARLPTGPTIVVAVSVIVGFSLFLAPNRGIVWARLRAWQAGRRLRMDAVLMDLYLLATQHESHEHPHDRRVLDAMSFPRGATRRNLRLLKERGYVQRIDARRWALTDTGAERARRLETDLPEGWVQG, encoded by the coding sequence ATGCTGGAGCTGTTCTCCGACTACACGTTGCGCGTGGTGGCTCTGGGGGCGGCTGTGTTGGGCATGTCCAGTGGCGCGCTCGGCACGTATGCGGTCCTGCGGAGGCAGAGTCTCCTGGGAGACGCCATTTCCCACGCGGCGTTGCCGGGCATTGCGTTGGCTTTCATGCTGACCGGCAGCAAGGCGCCGTTGGTGCTTGTCCTCGGCGCGGCGCTGGCCGGATGGCTCGGCACGTTGGTCATAATGGGGGTGACCGAGACCTCGCGCATCAAATACGACAGTGCACTGGGCATGATGCTGTCCGTGTTCTTCGGATTCGGGCTGGTCCTGCTGACGTTCCTACAGCGTCGGCCGGATGCCAATCAGGCCGGGCTCGACAGCTTCCTGTTCGGCCAGGCTGCGGCGCTGCAGGTGGCTGACGTGCTTACGATGGCCGGAATCGGAGGATTGGCGCTGGTTGTGGTCGTCCTGTTGTGGAAGGAGTTCAAGGTGTTGTCCTTCGATCCCGACTTCGGTCGAACCACCGGCCTGCCAATCCGGAAGCTGGATCTGGCGCTGACGGGGCTGCTTGTCATTTCGATCGTGATCGGGCTGCAGACCGTGGGGGTGGTCCTTATGAGTGCAATGATCATTTCGCCCGCCGCTGCTGCCCGCCAGTGGACGGATCGACTGGGGCGCATGGTGCTGCTGTCCGCCGGATTCGGCGCTTTGGCCGGCGTGGTGGGAGCTGCCATCTCAAGTACCCAGGCCCGACTGCCGACCGGTCCCACCATTGTCGTCGCCGTCAGCGTGATCGTGGGCTTTTCGCTGTTTCTCGCTCCAAACCGCGGAATCGTCTGGGCACGCCTTCGGGCGTGGCAGGCAGGCCGTCGGCTACGCATGGACGCGGTTCTCATGGACCTGTATCTGCTGGCTACACAGCACGAGAGCCATGAGCATCCGCATGACCGTCGTGTGCTGGATGCCATGAGTTTTCCGCGGGGTGCTACACGCCGCAACCTTCGCCTACTCAAGGAACGCGGCTATGTCCAGCGCATCGACGCCCGCCGTTGGGCCTTGACCGATACCGGAGCCGAGCGCGCGCGACGGCTGGAGACCGATCTGCCCGAGGGCTGGGTGCAGGGATGA
- a CDS encoding metal ABC transporter permease has product MIQPQIEIQLIAMVVAAACAIPGVFLILRQMAMMSDAISHAILPGIVIGFLVTADLGSPLLIAGAALTGVLTVALVELISSTRLIKEDAAIGIVFPALFSVGVILIARFAGDVHLDVDAVLLGELAFAPFDRMVWGGTDVGPRSLYIMGSILLVNVLFVALFFKELKLATFDAGLAAALGLMPGLVHYLLMGLVSVTAVGAFDAVGSILVVALMVGPPSAAYMLTDRLSVMLVFSAGLGAVSAIAGYWMAHWMDASIGGAMATMVGVVFGLAWLLAPERGWLAKRRLRVRQRWQFATKMLTVHLLSHEGQPDAERECREDHLTEHLRWNKAFAEEAVRNALTHGLIERQGALLALTEAGRAHAARAVVEI; this is encoded by the coding sequence ATGATTCAGCCCCAGATCGAGATCCAGCTGATTGCCATGGTAGTGGCTGCTGCCTGCGCCATCCCGGGGGTGTTTCTCATCCTGCGCCAAATGGCCATGATGAGTGACGCCATCAGTCATGCCATCCTGCCGGGTATTGTGATCGGGTTTCTGGTGACGGCCGATCTCGGCTCCCCGCTGCTGATTGCCGGTGCAGCTCTCACCGGCGTCCTGACGGTGGCCCTCGTGGAGCTGATCTCATCGACGCGCCTCATCAAGGAGGATGCGGCCATCGGGATCGTTTTTCCGGCGTTGTTCAGTGTCGGCGTGATTCTGATTGCCCGATTTGCGGGCGATGTGCATCTGGATGTCGATGCGGTTCTGCTGGGTGAACTGGCCTTTGCGCCGTTTGACCGTATGGTGTGGGGCGGGACAGACGTCGGCCCACGATCGCTCTACATCATGGGCTCGATTCTGCTGGTGAATGTGCTGTTCGTGGCGCTCTTCTTCAAAGAGCTGAAGCTGGCCACATTTGATGCGGGACTGGCTGCGGCACTGGGTCTGATGCCCGGCCTGGTCCACTACCTGCTGATGGGGCTCGTCTCCGTGACGGCGGTCGGAGCGTTCGATGCGGTCGGGTCCATTCTGGTGGTTGCGCTGATGGTAGGCCCCCCATCGGCCGCCTACATGTTGACGGATCGACTCTCCGTCATGCTGGTGTTCAGTGCAGGGCTGGGCGCCGTCAGTGCGATCGCGGGCTACTGGATGGCGCACTGGATGGATGCGTCCATCGGAGGGGCAATGGCTACCATGGTTGGCGTCGTCTTTGGCCTGGCGTGGTTACTTGCGCCGGAGCGCGGTTGGCTGGCCAAACGTCGCCTGCGCGTTCGGCAACGGTGGCAATTCGCCACCAAGATGCTGACGGTACACCTGCTGTCACACGAGGGGCAACCGGATGCGGAACGCGAGTGCCGCGAGGATCACCTGACCGAGCACCTTCGGTGGAACAAGGCCTTCGCCGAGGAGGCTGTCCGAAATGCATTAACGCACGGACTGATCGAGCGTCAGGGGGCCCTCCTGGCGCTCACGGAAGCAGGGCGGGCGCATGCTGCCCGTGCGGTAGTGGAGATCTAG